Proteins from a single region of Sphaerochaeta globosa str. Buddy:
- the manA gene encoding mannose-6-phosphate isomerase, class I, whose protein sequence is MDIVQIQGHIKEYEWGNSSFIPALLSQEEDTKSKAELWFGTHPSGDAKVVENGEALSTFLSQDSLHWFGQEHLDCFGDQLPLLLKVLAIDRPLSIQVHPTKAQAEDGWAKEEAIRAHLSKDLWNYKDPNRKAEVIYALTPITAMCGFRPLAQIIPMLKLLIPDGFALHFSYLETEKESSDKLLARLFEELYTMKMEDLSVLIEEYIASLKVHEDLPFATGDGAFLESKGIVLSCYGAYPKDPGLFCPFLLHVKHLYPGEALYLEPRTLHAYVLGNGIELMSASDNVLRGGLTNKKVDVKELMKILEIKGREVEKAPMLIGRSGRLHVLTPTEEFHLMVLKSGTYHINERRSIEMLFVTEGQASFESETETRTLEKGSCHVVAASLASYTLKVEGTLFIADVPR, encoded by the coding sequence ATGGATATAGTACAGATTCAAGGACACATCAAGGAGTACGAGTGGGGCAACAGCTCGTTCATTCCCGCACTTCTCTCCCAGGAAGAGGATACAAAGAGTAAAGCAGAGCTTTGGTTCGGGACTCATCCCAGTGGTGATGCCAAAGTCGTTGAGAATGGTGAAGCCCTTTCTACATTCCTTTCACAGGACAGTCTTCATTGGTTCGGCCAGGAACATCTGGATTGTTTCGGTGATCAACTTCCTCTTTTGTTGAAGGTCCTGGCCATCGATCGCCCCCTATCCATACAGGTGCATCCCACCAAGGCACAAGCCGAGGATGGGTGGGCCAAGGAAGAGGCCATCAGAGCCCATCTGAGCAAGGACCTGTGGAACTATAAGGATCCCAACCGAAAGGCCGAAGTTATTTATGCCCTTACCCCCATTACTGCCATGTGTGGGTTCAGACCGCTTGCTCAGATAATTCCTATGTTGAAACTCCTTATTCCAGATGGGTTTGCTCTGCACTTTTCCTATTTGGAAACAGAGAAAGAATCCTCAGACAAGCTTTTGGCAAGACTCTTTGAAGAGCTCTATACGATGAAGATGGAAGATCTCTCTGTCCTGATAGAAGAGTACATTGCTTCGTTGAAAGTTCATGAGGACCTTCCGTTTGCCACCGGCGATGGTGCTTTCTTGGAAAGCAAAGGGATTGTGCTCTCTTGCTATGGGGCCTATCCAAAAGACCCGGGGCTTTTCTGCCCCTTCCTGCTGCACGTGAAGCATCTGTATCCGGGTGAAGCCCTCTATCTCGAACCGAGGACATTGCACGCCTACGTACTGGGCAACGGCATTGAGTTGATGAGTGCCTCGGACAATGTGTTGCGCGGGGGGCTTACCAACAAGAAAGTTGATGTGAAAGAGCTGATGAAAATTTTGGAGATCAAGGGCAGAGAAGTTGAAAAAGCGCCGATGCTCATCGGCCGTTCAGGACGACTTCATGTACTTACCCCCACGGAAGAGTTCCACCTTATGGTCCTCAAGTCAGGAACCTATCATATCAATGAGAGAAGAAGTATCGAGATGTTGTTTGTTACCGAAGGACAGGCTTCCTTTGAGTCGGAAACGGAGACTCGTACGTTGGAAAAGGGAAGTTGCCATGTAGTCGCTGCATCTCTTGCTTCCTATACCTTGAAGGTTGAGGGAACGCTCTTTATCGCCGATGTTCCGCGCTAG
- a CDS encoding glycoside hydrolase family 88 protein, protein MREITEQTVKKALDEAACQVRRNLPSFTYQCQNHSSVNNWYPAVENNQWTCGFWPGEVCLAYEHTQDPVFLHAAHILSESFLSRIERKIEVDHHDMGFLYTPSCVSLYKLDTSLRARKAALLAADQLLTRFQEKGSFLQAWGPMGARENYRFIIDCLMNLPLLYWASEQTGDGTYRSIALRHTQTCLANSFRPDGSTFHTFFMDPVTGEPVRGETCQGYRADSSWARGQAWGIYGLAMSYRYTADSVCVAQFRKAAAYYLSKLPSDLIPYWDLIFTEGDEPRDSSSASIVACGFLEMASLLDDEKEAQFYIAWAKALMQSLYDSYRVTDPGLSNGLVLHGTYSKKSPYNTCTPEGVDECVSWGDYFYMEALTRLGGDWVSYW, encoded by the coding sequence ATGAGAGAAATCACAGAACAGACAGTAAAGAAGGCTCTCGATGAAGCTGCATGCCAAGTCAGAAGGAACCTGCCTTCGTTCACCTATCAATGCCAGAATCACTCATCGGTCAACAATTGGTATCCTGCAGTTGAAAACAACCAGTGGACCTGCGGATTCTGGCCGGGGGAAGTCTGTCTTGCCTATGAGCATACACAGGACCCGGTGTTTTTGCATGCAGCGCATATTCTGAGTGAAAGTTTTCTCTCAAGAATCGAGCGAAAAATTGAGGTGGACCATCACGATATGGGCTTTCTCTATACGCCCTCTTGTGTTTCCTTGTACAAGCTTGATACAAGTCTCAGGGCACGCAAGGCAGCCCTGCTTGCTGCCGACCAATTGCTTACCCGATTTCAGGAAAAGGGCTCCTTCCTGCAGGCTTGGGGACCGATGGGGGCACGGGAAAACTACCGCTTCATCATCGACTGTCTGATGAACCTGCCGTTGCTTTACTGGGCTAGTGAGCAGACTGGGGATGGAACGTACCGATCGATCGCCCTCAGGCATACCCAAACCTGTCTCGCTAACTCTTTCCGCCCCGACGGTTCGACATTTCATACCTTCTTCATGGATCCCGTGACGGGTGAGCCGGTACGAGGTGAGACGTGCCAAGGCTATCGGGCCGACTCATCCTGGGCCCGCGGTCAGGCATGGGGAATATACGGCCTTGCAATGAGTTATCGCTATACTGCCGATTCGGTGTGCGTCGCTCAGTTTAGAAAGGCTGCCGCCTACTATCTTTCCAAGCTTCCTTCAGATTTGATCCCCTACTGGGACCTTATCTTCACCGAAGGGGATGAGCCCCGCGACTCATCCTCAGCCTCCATTGTCGCCTGCGGGTTTTTGGAGATGGCATCGTTGCTTGACGATGAGAAAGAAGCGCAGTTTTACATCGCCTGGGCCAAGGCCTTGATGCAAAGCCTGTATGATTCCTATCGCGTCACCGATCCCGGTCTTTCCAATGGCTTGGTATTACATGGTACGTATTCTAAGAAATCACCCTATAATACCTGTACTCCCGAAGGGGTTGATGAATGCGTCTCGTGGGGTGATTATTTCTACATGGAAGCTCTGACCCGCCTAGGCGGTGATTGGGTTTCCTACTGGTAG
- a CDS encoding GntR family transcriptional regulator yields MALKFKSVFTQLQMKIIFGEWPEGYRIPTEMELCDQYGVSRVTIRRALDGLVTQGYISRTRGRGSFVLFKRSVVGLGYPQIIESETEVAPKGIYKLLLKEQVVASQTDKVQFNLSDRPEDSMVWHFKSLHIVDGKPSVLSDFYVAPRFGAQIAALDEMGNESFFEVVSKRSGQRCHFVNGKVAAINPNEEICNQLGIDCKSASLWCRGMCVLDDGTVVGRSTKVFNGLMYEFAVESGGNFNIARV; encoded by the coding sequence ATGGCATTGAAATTCAAATCAGTTTTTACCCAGCTTCAGATGAAGATCATTTTTGGCGAATGGCCCGAGGGCTATAGAATTCCAACAGAAATGGAGTTGTGTGACCAATATGGAGTCTCGAGGGTTACCATTCGAAGGGCTCTCGATGGTTTGGTGACTCAAGGGTATATCTCCCGTACAAGGGGTCGTGGTTCATTTGTATTGTTCAAGCGATCAGTGGTTGGATTGGGCTATCCCCAGATTATTGAATCCGAAACAGAGGTTGCCCCAAAGGGCATCTACAAGCTTCTGCTTAAAGAACAAGTGGTAGCATCACAAACCGACAAAGTGCAATTCAATCTTTCCGACCGTCCTGAAGACAGCATGGTATGGCACTTCAAGAGCCTGCATATTGTCGATGGCAAGCCGTCGGTACTCAGTGACTTTTATGTTGCTCCCCGATTCGGGGCTCAGATAGCCGCGCTGGATGAGATGGGTAATGAATCCTTCTTTGAGGTGGTGAGTAAGCGATCCGGCCAACGGTGTCACTTTGTAAACGGCAAGGTGGCTGCGATAAATCCCAATGAGGAAATCTGCAATCAGCTTGGTATCGATTGTAAATCTGCAAGCCTCTGGTGTAGGGGTATGTGCGTACTCGACGATGGGACTGTTGTCGGTCGCAGTACAAAGGTTTTCAATGGACTGATGTACGAGTTTGCAGTAGAGAGTGGGGGAAATTTCAATATTGCAAGAGTGTAA
- a CDS encoding alginate lyase family protein encodes MTRSEYAKQTRICFLDDRDAVAHYVKTCEQAELKKILTVADDVVNQSFLFNLRWDMERTFEPVVFTDEIDWLHQPGDDSEWVFAFNRMRFWICLGQAYACTKDEKYARTFAHQMCDWVKRVKRTDPLCAKAWRSIEAGLRMEYWTKAMQYFLDSPSITEEVVDVFLCSITEHAQFLYSVWDSYHLMSNWGVLENHGLFLASLAMPKSQTSDSYTKEALRRLALEIQIQVYDDGVQWEQSPMYHNEVAHDFLDVVLMAKRLSLPIDDAIVEKTHLMCLASMAWQKPDGTEPCMGDSDRIDQRDIVSKGAYLFGDGRLKAAGYPHLDFDCVWDLGAKAIEAYDRLPSTRMQQTLTVLTESGNAIVRDNDTYLRFHCGTLGAGHGHSDKLHFDLYANGEDIFVDAGRFTYVPKAERYEFKDSTAHNTTTVDRKNFTVCKDSWECSKLSAPLGFRAVQKGPYCALQGSHQGYLDVGVLPKRTIITLGEGLILLSDAFLSVTEHTYQSYLHFNASGKVKLTDDGTFFESPNSKVQVLVCSGGGVTQFVKATRMSWHYNQLSDNKTLVSEIETVGFGSLFTLISVDKADRFVPAKLSKVRVMSNFKKIRFGDDWIEAVKVERGKQSFTVVVAHQEWATPTDTFNADGCTGFGSVVVFDTAAGEKEIGTRLFC; translated from the coding sequence ATGACAAGAAGCGAATATGCAAAGCAGACAAGAATCTGCTTTCTGGATGACCGGGATGCAGTTGCCCACTATGTGAAAACGTGTGAGCAAGCTGAGCTGAAGAAAATTCTCACCGTCGCCGATGATGTAGTCAACCAATCATTTCTTTTCAATCTGCGATGGGATATGGAACGGACCTTTGAACCTGTGGTATTTACCGATGAAATCGATTGGCTTCATCAGCCCGGTGACGACAGCGAGTGGGTGTTTGCATTCAACCGGATGCGATTCTGGATTTGTCTGGGACAGGCGTATGCCTGCACCAAGGATGAAAAGTATGCCAGAACCTTTGCGCACCAAATGTGCGACTGGGTCAAACGGGTGAAGCGCACCGATCCCTTGTGTGCAAAGGCCTGGAGGTCCATCGAGGCAGGCTTACGCATGGAATACTGGACCAAAGCCATGCAGTACTTTTTGGATAGTCCTTCAATTACGGAAGAAGTTGTTGATGTATTTCTTTGTTCAATTACTGAACATGCCCAATTTCTCTATTCGGTGTGGGACAGTTACCATCTGATGAGCAACTGGGGAGTACTGGAGAACCATGGACTTTTTCTTGCTTCCCTTGCCATGCCGAAGAGTCAAACAAGTGATTCCTATACCAAGGAAGCGCTCAGGCGCCTTGCCTTGGAGATCCAAATACAGGTCTATGACGACGGGGTGCAGTGGGAGCAATCCCCGATGTACCACAATGAGGTCGCACATGATTTTCTGGATGTGGTGCTGATGGCCAAGCGGCTCTCGCTTCCCATCGATGACGCTATTGTGGAGAAGACTCACCTGATGTGCCTTGCCAGCATGGCTTGGCAGAAACCCGATGGGACTGAACCCTGCATGGGGGACAGCGATCGAATCGATCAGCGGGATATCGTAAGTAAAGGTGCCTATCTGTTTGGTGACGGGCGTCTCAAGGCAGCAGGCTATCCTCATCTGGATTTCGATTGCGTCTGGGATTTGGGTGCCAAGGCGATAGAAGCGTACGACCGGCTTCCCAGCACCAGAATGCAGCAAACATTGACAGTCCTCACAGAAAGCGGGAATGCAATCGTCAGGGATAACGATACGTACTTGAGGTTCCACTGCGGCACCTTGGGAGCAGGACACGGACATAGTGACAAGCTTCATTTCGACCTGTATGCCAATGGAGAGGATATTTTCGTCGACGCAGGTAGGTTCACCTATGTCCCGAAGGCTGAGCGATATGAGTTCAAGGACAGTACCGCCCACAATACTACCACCGTAGATAGAAAGAATTTTACCGTCTGTAAGGATAGCTGGGAGTGTTCCAAGCTCTCTGCTCCCCTTGGTTTTAGGGCGGTGCAGAAGGGGCCCTATTGTGCTCTACAGGGTAGTCATCAGGGATACTTGGATGTTGGGGTACTGCCCAAACGAACCATTATCACCCTTGGTGAGGGCTTGATTCTCCTTAGTGATGCCTTCTTGAGTGTGACAGAGCATACCTATCAGAGTTATTTGCATTTCAATGCCAGTGGCAAGGTGAAATTAACAGATGATGGTACGTTCTTTGAAAGCCCGAATTCCAAGGTGCAGGTGCTAGTCTGCTCGGGAGGTGGGGTCACCCAGTTTGTCAAGGCTACCAGGATGTCATGGCATTACAACCAACTTTCTGATAATAAGACGTTGGTAAGTGAAATAGAGACGGTTGGATTCGGCTCCTTGTTCACCCTGATTTCCGTTGACAAAGCGGACCGGTTTGTTCCGGCTAAACTCTCAAAGGTTCGGGTGATGAGCAATTTCAAGAAAATCCGCTTCGGTGATGATTGGATTGAGGCTGTCAAGGTCGAGCGTGGCAAGCAGTCCTTCACCGTCGTTGTTGCCCATCAGGAGTGGGCGACCCCCACCGATACCTTCAACGCCGATGGTTGCACCGGATTCGGTTCGGTTGTAGTCTTTGATACTGCAGCAGGGGAGAAGGAGATCGGGACGAGATTGTTCTGCTAG
- a CDS encoding AMP-dependent synthetase/ligase gives MQRTIVQMLHDAAQKYGDRAYTNSRADSGWQPSSFKQTDIQSDYVAAYLLNHGFKAEQAVGILSEGKNSWVTFEHGVIKARMISVPLSIKLTPEEIAFRINHSEAVILAVSANTLGNAAKALPFFDHHVMFVYLDEQDDRLESQISQANWKQDVDYVPYSTMQMDGEALLVKQPNLVKDVEAQISEQDTINICYTSGTTGNPKGIMLTHVNYYTNVHDAIDLFQLPDAQFETLVVLPVDHSFAHTVGIYTALLRGITLHFVDSRGANAAIIRNFPKNLVELNPVFLMTVPSITGNFMKKMIQGIHQKGAFVEGIFNRGLEAGMLRNGDGFHKGGTWIRIKTWLPYTLANLLVFPKLRKIFGDRMLYCVGGGALLEAKQQRFFAAIGIPVFQGYGLTEAAPIISSNTPHRYKFGTSGMVAKSEICKIMVDETTEAKVGQRGELVIKGENVMKGYFKNPSASAEVLRDGWLWTGDLGYYDEDGFLVVTGRAKALLINKDGEKYSPEEVEEVMVNSLSVLNQLMVYNDHKMITTALVTLQEDVVTHLIEEKGCKTAEETLDMLVTELKSYESQATSIPNIWLPSRFAIIEKPFSEADGLVNSTMKLVRYKTTEFYKDRIAELYESEAANKKANIEVIKHLFFK, from the coding sequence ATGCAAAGAACTATTGTTCAGATGCTGCACGATGCAGCTCAGAAATACGGGGACCGGGCATACACCAATTCAAGAGCTGATTCAGGCTGGCAGCCCAGCTCATTCAAGCAAACGGACATTCAGTCGGATTATGTTGCTGCATACTTGCTCAATCATGGATTCAAAGCCGAGCAAGCGGTCGGTATTCTCAGTGAAGGCAAGAATTCCTGGGTTACATTTGAACATGGCGTCATTAAGGCAAGAATGATCAGCGTCCCTTTGTCCATAAAGCTGACACCTGAGGAGATTGCTTTTCGCATCAACCATAGCGAGGCAGTCATCCTGGCGGTTTCTGCCAATACGTTGGGCAATGCTGCTAAGGCTCTGCCGTTCTTCGACCATCATGTGATGTTCGTCTACCTCGATGAGCAGGATGACCGCCTGGAAAGCCAGATCAGCCAAGCAAACTGGAAGCAGGATGTGGATTACGTTCCCTACTCCACCATGCAGATGGATGGTGAGGCCCTGTTGGTAAAGCAGCCGAATCTTGTAAAGGATGTAGAGGCACAAATCAGCGAGCAGGATACTATCAACATCTGTTATACCAGTGGTACAACAGGCAATCCGAAGGGAATCATGCTCACCCATGTCAACTACTACACCAATGTGCATGATGCCATTGATCTGTTCCAGCTCCCCGATGCTCAGTTTGAGACATTGGTTGTGCTCCCAGTTGATCATAGTTTTGCGCATACCGTGGGTATTTATACGGCTTTGCTTCGGGGCATTACCCTCCATTTTGTCGATTCCCGCGGTGCCAATGCTGCAATTATCCGCAACTTCCCCAAGAACCTCGTGGAATTGAACCCCGTGTTCTTGATGACGGTTCCCTCCATTACCGGAAACTTCATGAAGAAAATGATTCAGGGTATCCATCAAAAGGGTGCCTTTGTCGAAGGGATTTTCAACAGAGGGCTCGAAGCAGGCATGCTTCGCAATGGTGATGGCTTTCATAAGGGTGGGACGTGGATCCGCATCAAGACATGGCTGCCGTATACCTTGGCCAACTTGCTGGTATTCCCCAAGTTGCGCAAGATTTTTGGTGACAGAATGCTCTATTGTGTAGGTGGTGGTGCGTTGCTTGAGGCCAAGCAACAGCGTTTCTTTGCTGCTATCGGCATCCCTGTGTTCCAAGGCTACGGGCTTACTGAAGCCGCTCCTATCATCAGCAGCAATACTCCCCATCGCTATAAGTTCGGTACCAGCGGCATGGTTGCCAAGAGTGAAATCTGTAAAATCATGGTCGATGAGACTACCGAGGCAAAGGTAGGGCAGAGAGGCGAATTGGTCATAAAGGGCGAGAATGTCATGAAAGGCTATTTCAAGAACCCCTCTGCCAGTGCCGAGGTTCTGCGGGATGGTTGGCTTTGGACCGGCGACCTCGGGTACTATGATGAGGATGGGTTCTTGGTCGTAACCGGCCGTGCGAAGGCGCTTTTGATCAACAAGGATGGCGAGAAGTACAGTCCTGAGGAAGTTGAGGAAGTAATGGTCAACAGCCTTTCGGTCCTGAACCAGCTGATGGTGTACAATGATCATAAGATGATTACTACTGCCTTGGTTACGTTGCAGGAGGATGTAGTTACCCATCTCATTGAGGAAAAAGGCTGCAAGACTGCTGAAGAGACTTTGGATATGCTTGTGACAGAACTGAAGTCCTATGAATCCCAGGCTACGTCCATTCCCAACATATGGCTTCCTTCCCGGTTTGCCATCATCGAAAAACCGTTCAGTGAAGCTGATGGTTTGGTCAATTCGACGATGAAGCTGGTTCGCTACAAGACTACCGAATTCTACAAAGACAGGATTGCAGAACTGTACGAAAGTGAAGCGGCGAATAAGAAAGCCAATATTGAAGTAATTAAGCACCTGTTCTTCAAGTAA
- a CDS encoding Na+/H+ antiporter NhaC family protein, translated as MTSFGIWGLIPPVLTITLAFITKDVMVSLFLGIFSGAIIVAGGNPLVAIINLTDMIAGSLNDGWNIRIFLFCALLGGLVGMLSKTGSAHAFGRWAAEKLHTQKSTLLMTWVCGLLIFIDDYFNSLAVGTVMRPITDKNKVSRAQLAYILDSTAAPVCILVPISSWVITVMSIVKGSEGFEVLGVSEFSFFMRSVPYNIYALLTVFMVLFIVLSGRNFGPMAGSIAYAKETGKLYNEAYGPAPGEVDIDGNENAAKARPLDMLFPIIVLIITAVTFFPVTTYLGAIDGETITSLGAAAASMSVGDAFNNTDASMALFYAVIFTLVISYIYYMVRKLFSIKSASEAIGDGIKSMVPALIILTMAWTIGTVIKSSPEDGGLGLASFLSDVVVGGGFPIALVPVIAFALSALIAFSTGTSWGTFAIMIPIVMPIAVGLAQAKGLADSSLLNAAMISVSAVLGGAVFGDHASPISDTTILSSTGAGCPHLEHVATQMPYAVTAAICTLVGFIFGGITLNVFVAWLATLICFAAAMVFLPRYYKK; from the coding sequence ATGACAAGTTTTGGAATTTGGGGACTCATTCCTCCCGTTCTCACCATTACCCTTGCATTTATTACCAAGGATGTAATGGTCTCTCTGTTTCTCGGCATTTTCTCCGGAGCAATCATTGTAGCCGGCGGGAATCCCCTGGTTGCAATCATCAACCTTACCGACATGATTGCAGGTTCCCTCAACGATGGTTGGAACATCCGCATCTTCCTCTTCTGTGCATTGCTCGGCGGCTTGGTCGGCATGCTCAGCAAGACCGGGTCCGCCCACGCCTTTGGCCGGTGGGCTGCAGAGAAGCTTCACACGCAGAAAAGCACGCTTTTGATGACTTGGGTCTGCGGCCTCTTGATTTTCATCGACGATTATTTCAACAGTCTTGCCGTCGGAACGGTCATGCGCCCCATTACCGACAAGAACAAGGTGTCCCGTGCTCAGCTGGCCTATATTCTCGACTCCACGGCAGCTCCTGTGTGTATCCTCGTACCCATCTCCAGCTGGGTGATCACGGTCATGTCGATTGTAAAAGGCTCTGAAGGTTTTGAAGTACTTGGAGTAAGTGAATTCTCCTTCTTCATGCGGTCGGTACCCTATAATATCTATGCATTGCTTACGGTATTCATGGTACTGTTCATCGTATTGTCAGGGAGAAACTTTGGTCCGATGGCCGGCAGTATCGCCTATGCAAAGGAAACCGGAAAGCTCTACAACGAGGCGTATGGGCCCGCTCCTGGTGAAGTCGACATCGATGGCAACGAGAATGCGGCCAAAGCCAGACCCCTGGACATGCTCTTCCCCATCATTGTTCTCATTATTACCGCAGTCACATTCTTTCCGGTTACCACCTACCTTGGTGCCATCGATGGAGAGACTATTACCAGCTTGGGTGCAGCAGCCGCCTCCATGTCCGTTGGTGATGCCTTTAACAACACCGACGCATCCATGGCCCTCTTCTATGCTGTCATCTTTACGTTGGTCATTTCCTATATTTACTACATGGTCCGCAAGCTTTTCTCCATAAAGTCTGCAAGCGAAGCCATTGGTGATGGTATCAAATCGATGGTGCCCGCCCTGATCATCCTGACGATGGCATGGACTATCGGAACGGTTATCAAGAGCAGCCCCGAAGACGGCGGCCTCGGCCTTGCCTCCTTCCTCAGTGATGTCGTTGTCGGCGGTGGTTTCCCCATTGCCTTGGTGCCGGTAATCGCTTTCGCCCTATCTGCCCTGATCGCCTTCTCAACCGGAACCTCATGGGGCACATTCGCCATCATGATCCCGATTGTAATGCCCATCGCCGTTGGTCTTGCCCAAGCAAAGGGTCTTGCTGATTCCTCACTGCTCAATGCAGCTATGATCAGCGTCAGTGCGGTGCTTGGCGGCGCGGTCTTCGGTGACCACGCATCCCCGATCTCCGACACTACCATTCTCTCCTCAACCGGTGCAGGATGCCCTCACCTTGAGCACGTAGCAACCCAGATGCCCTATGCAGTTACTGCAGCAATCTGTACGTTGGTAGGTTTCATTTTCGGTGGTATAACCCTCAATGTCTTCGTAGCTTGGTTGGCAACACTCATTTGCTTCGCCGCAGCAATGGTGTTCCTGCCCCGTTACTACAAGAAGTAA
- a CDS encoding family 1 encapsulin nanocompartment shell protein: protein MDMFKRELAPLSAQAWSEIEKRAKEVLLSRLTARKVVDVDGPKGIDFTVISEGRLTLVDDGEVKAGTYTAKPLTEARIRFSLNKWELDNLARGAKDIDYDNLDAALEKLALFEENAVYNGYAKGGIKGLKESSEHKVLTLGSEPNDVLTSIAEGVLLLKKGFIHGPYTLVVSKQVWLMLSRDSYGKSLLDRVEKMLGSKVVLAPSIEGALLVPYNNENLELTIGQDFAIGYETHDTKEVTLFATESFTFRVLEPKAIVVFK, encoded by the coding sequence ATGGATATGTTTAAACGAGAACTTGCCCCGCTCTCTGCACAAGCATGGAGTGAAATAGAAAAACGAGCAAAGGAAGTATTGCTCTCCCGTCTTACCGCCCGCAAGGTCGTTGATGTCGATGGCCCGAAAGGCATTGACTTCACAGTTATCAGTGAAGGCAGGCTTACCTTGGTCGATGACGGCGAAGTAAAGGCCGGTACCTATACCGCCAAGCCGCTCACCGAAGCAAGAATCCGTTTCTCTCTTAATAAGTGGGAACTGGACAACCTTGCCCGTGGTGCAAAGGACATCGATTACGATAACCTCGATGCCGCGTTGGAAAAGCTCGCTCTCTTTGAAGAAAACGCCGTGTATAACGGCTATGCAAAGGGTGGCATCAAGGGTTTGAAAGAGTCGTCCGAGCATAAAGTGCTCACATTGGGAAGTGAGCCCAACGATGTTCTGACCTCGATCGCCGAAGGCGTTCTGCTGCTCAAGAAGGGATTCATCCACGGACCCTACACCCTGGTAGTAAGCAAACAGGTCTGGCTGATGCTCAGTCGGGATTCATACGGAAAAAGCCTTTTGGACAGGGTGGAGAAAATGCTTGGCTCCAAGGTTGTCCTGGCTCCCAGCATTGAAGGTGCCCTCTTGGTTCCCTATAACAATGAGAATCTCGAGCTGACCATCGGACAGGATTTCGCCATTGGCTATGAAACCCATGACACCAAGGAAGTCACCCTCTTTGCAACCGAGTCCTTCACCTTCAGGGTGTTGGAGCCGAAAGCCATCGTAGTATTCAAATAA
- a CDS encoding encapsulin-associated ferritin-like protein, translating into MAYTEPFDAIDEKTRDISRAITSLREELEAVDWYNQRVNTSKDFELKGIMAHNRDEEIEHAVMTLEWLRRNMDGWDHELKTYLFTEGSVLDVEEGGAEDALSQSSTLSIGDLKQ; encoded by the coding sequence ATGGCTTACACTGAACCGTTTGATGCAATAGACGAAAAAACGAGAGATATCTCTCGTGCAATCACCAGTCTCAGGGAAGAACTTGAAGCGGTTGACTGGTACAACCAGAGAGTTAACACATCCAAGGATTTTGAACTCAAAGGAATCATGGCCCATAACCGCGACGAAGAGATTGAACACGCCGTGATGACCTTGGAATGGCTCAGAAGGAATATGGATGGATGGGATCATGAACTGAAAACCTATCTGTTTACCGAAGGTTCGGTACTGGATGTCGAAGAAGGCGGTGCAGAAGACGCTTTAAGCCAATCTTCCACATTATCGATCGGCGACCTGAAGCAATAA
- a CDS encoding carbohydrate ABC transporter permease has protein sequence MQVHSNKQKVTMALLYTLLVLCSLAMLVPFIWMLSSSLKLDKDVFTFPIEWIPSNPRWINYAEIWTTIPLGQFLKNTVKLTLIVTFLQLLTSSFAAYAFAKLQFKGRDFLFLGYIATIAMPWQVYMVPQFMMIRSFGLNNTHLAIICLQAFSAFGVFLMKQFYMSVPDELCEAARIDGMSEYRIWAQIMLPLSKPALSTLTIFTFVNTWNDFLGPLLYLTRMELKTIQIGLRMFISQYSSEYGLIMAASVVALIPVVIVFLTLQKFFVQGVATAGLKG, from the coding sequence ATGCAAGTACATTCCAACAAACAAAAAGTAACGATGGCTCTTTTGTACACACTCTTGGTTCTTTGCTCATTGGCGATGCTGGTACCATTCATCTGGATGCTCAGCTCCTCGCTCAAGCTTGACAAGGATGTTTTTACCTTCCCCATAGAATGGATTCCTTCCAATCCACGCTGGATTAACTATGCAGAAATTTGGACTACCATCCCTTTGGGGCAATTTCTCAAGAACACGGTGAAGCTCACCCTTATTGTCACCTTCTTGCAGTTGTTGACTTCTTCCTTTGCAGCCTATGCTTTTGCTAAGTTGCAGTTCAAGGGTCGTGATTTTCTCTTCTTGGGATATATAGCTACCATCGCCATGCCTTGGCAGGTCTATATGGTCCCCCAGTTCATGATGATACGCTCGTTTGGCTTGAACAATACCCATTTGGCAATCATCTGCCTGCAGGCCTTCAGCGCTTTCGGTGTTTTCTTGATGAAGCAGTTTTACATGAGTGTGCCTGATGAGCTGTGTGAGGCTGCAAGAATCGATGGTATGAGCGAGTATCGGATCTGGGCTCAGATCATGCTTCCTCTCTCCAAGCCGGCTCTCTCCACCTTGACGATTTTTACCTTCGTCAATACATGGAATGACTTTCTCGGTCCCTTGTTGTATTTGACGAGGATGGAGTTGAAGACCATCCAAATCGGGTTGAGAATGTTCATCAGCCAGTACTCAAGCGAGTATGGCCTCATTATGGCGGCTAGTGTTGTCGCTCTCATTCCTGTAGTCATTGTGTTTCTTACCTTGCAGAAGTTCTTCGTCCAGGGTGTTGCAACGGCAGGGTTGAAGGGGTAG